From Vigna unguiculata cultivar IT97K-499-35 chromosome 5, ASM411807v1, whole genome shotgun sequence, the proteins below share one genomic window:
- the LOC114183308 gene encoding uncharacterized protein LOC114183308 isoform X2 has product MTENRAYRNLLIEFHPKSFVKRNHEYLTLLLRGRFGRSVVGRITIFLLKVAALEIIRRFSKRRCPCVWRGLQALQILCYPPFKCIQRWAPFKALVDNMQVLSRPLLALSIATLFSDQSIAMLLSDKSKCSDRKSNCSSEDATVYSELSPLQVDLNISQRLINPNNLESEKWLTQLNQELENQGLSLPERINDDELRRFYAASNNDFSSFLTSIKKTIRWRETYRILSEEEQKMWTKLVCWHGCDVERRPCLIVRLGLACNTLPSEDRPRFAQAVEYGVLHLIDADNPQITVLVDCDGLSPVRIPMQMMRSCSSLLRDHFPNRLGCMFVIQLPASVRVIAQSFIQDLKPATRNKLKIEGEMYQKVLADYLPTLPSYLGGCCTCMKCSTIDQQDMLQPYVAGTSRRDRVEDTSDSDNEAPPMLRPSNELEGGFYGQYNQLLRAAIIGILIFWAFVALGAVVFEF; this is encoded by the exons ATGACTGAGAATAGAGCATACAGAAATCTGCTAATTGAATTTCATCCTAAAAGTTTTGTTAAGAGAAACCATGAATATCTCACTTTGCTGCTCCGTGGCCGCTTTGGAAGAAGTGTTGTGGGTCGTATCACAATTTTCTTACTTAAAGTTGCTGCTTTAGAGATCATAAGGAGGTTCTCCAAGAGAAGATGTCCATGTGTATGGCGAGGCCTTCAGGCTCTTCAAATCTTGTGTTATCCACCTTTTAAATGTATTCAGAGGTGGGCACCCTTCAAGGCTTTGGTTGACAACATGCAG GTCCTATCAAGACCGTTGCTAGCCCTTTCAATTGCAACATTGTTTTCTGATCAGTCAATTGCAATGTTGTTATCTGATAAATCAAAATGTAGTGATAGAAAGTCAAATTGTAGTTCAGAAGACGCAACAGTATACTCTGAATTATCTCCTTTACAGGTTGATTTGAATATAAG CCAGCGTTTGATAAATCCTAATAATTTAGAATCTGAGAAGTGGTTGACTCAACTCAATCAAGAGCTTGAAAATCAAGGACTTAGTTTACCTGAAAG AATCAATGATGACGAGCTTAGGAGATTTTATGCAGCTTCTAATAATGATTTTTCTAGCTTTCTTACTTCAATAAAGAAGACCATACGATGGCGAGAGACTTACAGAATTCTTTCTGAGGAAGAACAGAAAATGTGGACAAAGTTGGTGTGTTGGCATGGGTGTGACGTGGAGCGCAGACCTTGCCTAATTGTAAGGCTTGGGTTAGCCTGCAATACTTTGCCATCGGAAGATAGACCTCGATTTGCTCAGGCA GTAGAATATGGAGTCTTGCACTTGATTGATGCAGACAACCCTCAAATTACAGTGTTGGTGGATTGTGATGGTTTATCTCCAGTGAGAATTCCCATGCAAATGATGAGATCTTGTTCTTCCCTTTTGCGAGACCACTTTCCCAATCGTCTTGGTTGCATGTTTGTCATACAACTGCCAGCCAGTGTTCGTGTTATTGCCCAGTCTTTTATTCAG GATTTGAAGCCTGCTACTAGAAACAAGTTGAAAATAGAAGGGGAAATGTACCAGAAAGTTCTTGCTGACTATCTGCCAACACTGCCTTCATATCTTGGAGGCTGCTGCACTTGCATGAAATGCTCTACCATTGACCAACAGGATATGCTGCAACCTTACGTGGCTGGGACCAGCAGGAGAGACAGGGTGGAGGACACCAGTGACAGTGACAATGAGGCTCCTCCAATGTTGCGTCCTTCCAATGAATTAGAAGGTGGCTTTTATGGTCAATATAATCAGTTGTTGAGAGCTGCTATCATAGGTATTCTTATATTTTGGGCTTTTGTAGCCCTTGGTGCTGTagtatttgaattttga
- the LOC114184772 gene encoding LOW QUALITY PROTEIN: pre-mRNA-splicing factor ATP-dependent RNA helicase DEAH7-like (The sequence of the model RefSeq protein was modified relative to this genomic sequence to represent the inferred CDS: inserted 2 bases in 1 codon) has translation MDSVSSSKVHKRRHSRDDSRIGSGKVTQRTYYESKGESYSERDSHSRYDHDDGTKRRRYEDSWRTPVNSSSPWDHVSPSLVPIRASGYSAKSSVSRHNERLNQLNSSETSNTFQVEMADKSELGEEHKYGITENMRLEMDYDADRAWYDREEGSTLFEDDSSSLFLGNEASCQKKEAELAKRLVRRDGTGMSLAQSKKLSQLTADNARWDDRQLLRSGAVRGTEVQTEFDDEEEHKVVLLVHDTKPPFLDGGVVFTKQADPIMPIKDPTSDMAIISRTRSTLVREIHEKQSMNKSRQRFWELAGSKLGDILGVEKTAEQIDVDTAEVGEDGEIDYKDETKFSQHLKKAEAVSDFATSKTIAEQRQYLPIFSVREELLKVVRENQVVVVLGETGSGKTTQLTQYLHEDGYTVGGIVGCTQPRRVAAMSVAKRVSEEMDTELGDKVGYAIRFEDVTGPSTIIKYMTDGVLLRETLKDSDLDKYRVIVMDEAHERSLNTDILFGILKKVVAQRRDFKLIVTSATLNAQKFSNFFGSCPIFHIPGRTFPVKILWSKTPVEDYVEGAVKQAMTIHITSPPGDILIFMTGQDEIEAACHALAERMEQMMSSSNKLVPKLLILPIYSQLPSDLQAKIFQKAEDGARKCIIATNIAETSLTVDGIFYVIDSGYGKMKVYNSRMGMDALQVFPVSRAAAEXRAGRAGRTGPGTCYRLYTESAYLNEMLPSPVPEIQRTNLGNVVLLLKSLKVENLLDFDFMDPPPQDNILNSMYQLWVLGALNNVGGLTDLGWKMVEFPLDPPLAKMLLTGKLLGCVEEVLTIVSMLSVPSVFFRPKDWAEESDAARERFLVPESDHLTLYNVYQQWKQHDYRGDWCNDHFLHVKGLRKAREVRSQLLDILKTLKIPLTSCWPDTDIVRKAICSAYFQNAARLKGVGEYVNCRNGMPCHLHPSSALYGMGCTPEYVVYHELVLTTKEYMQCATAVEPQWLAELGPMFFSVKESDISLLEHKKRQKEEKTAMEEEMENLKKVQAEVERERKQKEKERTAKHQQQISMPGLRKGSSTFFRPKKFGL, from the exons ATGGATTCGGTATCTAGTTCCAAG GTTCACAAGAGGAGGCATTCCAGGGATGATTCAAGAATTGGCAGTGGGAAAGTGACACAACGGACATACTATGAGAGTAAGGGAGAATCTTATTCAGAAAGGGATTCGCATAGTAGATATGACCATGATGATGGTACAAAGCGAAGGAGATACGAAGATTCCTGGAGAACACCTg TTAATTCATCTTCCCCCTGGGACCATGTTTCTCCATCTCTAGTCCCAATACGTGCTTCTGGATATTCAGCCAAATCTTCTGTTTCTAGACACAATGAAAGGTTGAACCAGCTTAATTCATCAGAAACTTCAAATACGTTTCAG GTTGAAATGGCTGATAAGTCTGAATTGGGTGAAGAACACAAGTATGGGATTACAGAAAACATGCGTTTGGAGATGGATTATGATGCTGACCGAGCATG GTATGACAGAGAGGAAGGTAGCACATTGTTTGAAGACGACAGctcatcactttttcttggaaATGAAGCTTCCTGTCAGAAAAAAGAGGCTGAGTTAGCAAAGAGACTG GTTAGAAGAGATGGAACCGGTATGTCCCTTGCGCAGAGCAAGAAGTTGTCCCAGCTCACAGCTGATAATGCTCGATGGGACGATAGGCAACTGCTTAGATCTGGAGCTGTTAGAGGTACAGAGGTTCAGACTGAATTTGATGATGAGGAAGAGCACAAAGTTGTTCTACTTGTTCATG ATACAAAGCCTCCTTTCCTTGATGGCGGAGTTGTCTTTACTAAGCAGGCTGACCCAATTATGCCTATAAAAGATCCAACATCTGACATGGCTATAATATCTCGTACAAGGTCTACTCTGGTTAGAGAAATCCATGAGAAGCAGAGTATGAACAAGTCTCGCCAACGCTTTTGGGAACTTGCAGGCTCAAAACTTGGTGATATCTTGGGTGTTGAGAAAACAGCAGAGCAG ATTGATGTAGACACTGCTGAAGTGGGTGAAGATGGTGAAATTGATTATAAGGATGAAACTAAGTTTTCACAGCATTTGAAGAAGGCAGAAGCTGTGAGTGACTTTGCCACGTCAAAAACTATTGCAGAGCAAAGACAATATCTCCCTATATTTTCAGTGAGGGAAGAGTTAttaaag GTGGTTCGGGAAAATcaggtggtggtggtgcttgGAGAAACTGGGTCAGGAAAGACAACTCAATTAACACAG TATCTGCATGAGGATGGTTATACCGTAGGTGGTATAGTGGGTTGTACCCAACCAAGACGTGTAGCAGCTATGAGTGTTGCCAAGAGAGTTAGTGAAGAGATGGATACAGAGTTGGGTGATAAAGTTGGCTATGCTATACGTTTTGAAGATGTAACCGGGCCAAGTACCATTATAAAG TACATGACTGATGGTGTACTTCTACGAGAAACACTCAAAGACTCTGATCTAGACAAATATAG GGTTATTGTCATGGATGAAGCTCATGAAAGATCATTAAATACTGATATTCTTTTTGGAATATTGAAGAAAGTTGTAGCCCAACGCCGTGATTTCAAGCTTATTGTCACATCTGCTACTCTGAATGCacagaaattttcaaatttctttggAAG TTGTCCAATTTTTCACATTCCTGGGAGAACATTTCCCGTGAAAATATTGTGGAGTAAAACTCCAGTCGAAGATTACGTAGAAGGTGCAGTGAAGCAGGCTATGACTATTCATATAACCAGTCCTCCTGGTGACATCCTTATCTTCATGACTGGCCAGGATGAGATTGAGGCAGCTTGCCATGCCCTTGCAGAAAGAATGGAGCAGATGATGTCGTCGTCAAATAAACTTGTTCCTAAACTCTTGATTCTTCCCATATACTCTCAGCTTCCTTCCGACTTGCAAGCTAAGATATTTCAGAAAGCTGAAGATGGAGCGCGAAAATGTATTATAGCCACTAATATTGCCGAGACATCATTAACTGTTGATGGTATCTTCTATGTGATAGACTCTGGCTATGGTAAAATGAAGGTGTATAACTCTAGGATGGGCATGGACGCTCTCCAGGTCTTCCCTGTAAGCCGAGCTGCTGCTGA ACGTGCTGGTCGAGCTGGTAGAACCGGCCCTGGTACATGCTATAGGTTGTATACTGAGAGTGCTTACTTGAATGAAATGCTGCCAAGTCCTGTTCCAGAGATTCAGAGGACTAACCTTGGTAATGTTGTCCTGTTGCTGAAATCTCTGAAAGTTGAAAATCTACTTGATTTTGATTTCATGGATCCACCTCCGCAAGATAATATTCTGAATTCGATGTACCAGTTGTGGGTGCTGGGTGCACTTAACAATGTGGGGGGATTAACTGATCTTGGATGGAAAATGGTTGAATTCCCACTGGATCCTCCGCTTGCGAAGATGCTTTTGACGGGTAAACTGTTGGGGTGTGTTGAGGAGGTTTTGACAATTGTGTCCATGCTTTCAGTGCCCTCTGTTTTCTTTAGACCCAAGGATTGGGCAGAGGAGAGTGACGCCGCACGGGAGAGATTTTTGGTGCCGGAGTCCGATCATTTAACCCTGTACAATGTTTATCAGCAGTGGAAACAGCATGATTACAGAGGTGATTGGTGCAATGATCATTTCTTGCATGTGAAAGGTCTAAGAAAGGCTAGAGAGGTGAGATCCCAGTTGTTGGATATTCTGAAGACTTTAAAGATCCCCTTAACCTCATGTTGGCCTGACACAGACATTGTTAGAAAAGCAATTTGTTCTGCATATTTTCAGAATGCAGCAAGGTTAAAGGGCGTGGGAGAGTATGTTAACTGCAGGAATGGGATGCCATGTCATCTTCATCCCAGTAGTGCTCTCTATGGTATGGGATGCACTCCTGAGTATGTGGTTTATCACGAGTTAGTATTGACCACAAAGGAGTACATGCAGTGTGCCACCGCAGTGGAACCCCAGTGGCTGGCTGAGTTGGGACCTATGTTTTTCTCTGTTAAGGAGTCTGATATATCGTTACTGGAGCATAAGAAGAGAcagaaagaagagaaaacagCCATGGAGGAGGAGATGGAGAACTTGAAGAAGGTACAAGCAGAGGtcgagagagaaaggaaacagaAGGAGAAGGAAAGGACAGCTAAGCATCAGCAGCAGATCTCCATGCCAGGTTTACGAAAGGGTTCTTCCACATTTTTTAGACCAAAGAAGTTTGGTTTGTAA
- the LOC114183308 gene encoding phosphatidylinositol/phosphatidylcholine transfer protein SFH4-like isoform X1, translated as MTENRAYRNLLIEFHPKSFVKRNHEYLTLLLRGRFGRSVVGRITIFLLKVAALEIIRRFSKRRCPCVWRGLQALQILCYPPFKCIQRWAPFKALVDNMQVLSRPLLALSIATLFSDQSIAMLLSDKSKCSDRKSNCSSEDATVYSELSPLQVDLNISQRLINPNNLESEKWLTQLNQELENQGLSLPERINDDELRRFYAASNNDFSSFLTSIKKTIRWRETYRILSEEEQKMWTKLVCWHGCDVERRPCLIVRLGLACNTLPSEDRPRFAQAVISQVEYGVLHLIDADNPQITVLVDCDGLSPVRIPMQMMRSCSSLLRDHFPNRLGCMFVIQLPASVRVIAQSFIQDLKPATRNKLKIEGEMYQKVLADYLPTLPSYLGGCCTCMKCSTIDQQDMLQPYVAGTSRRDRVEDTSDSDNEAPPMLRPSNELEGGFYGQYNQLLRAAIIGILIFWAFVALGAVVFEF; from the exons ATGACTGAGAATAGAGCATACAGAAATCTGCTAATTGAATTTCATCCTAAAAGTTTTGTTAAGAGAAACCATGAATATCTCACTTTGCTGCTCCGTGGCCGCTTTGGAAGAAGTGTTGTGGGTCGTATCACAATTTTCTTACTTAAAGTTGCTGCTTTAGAGATCATAAGGAGGTTCTCCAAGAGAAGATGTCCATGTGTATGGCGAGGCCTTCAGGCTCTTCAAATCTTGTGTTATCCACCTTTTAAATGTATTCAGAGGTGGGCACCCTTCAAGGCTTTGGTTGACAACATGCAG GTCCTATCAAGACCGTTGCTAGCCCTTTCAATTGCAACATTGTTTTCTGATCAGTCAATTGCAATGTTGTTATCTGATAAATCAAAATGTAGTGATAGAAAGTCAAATTGTAGTTCAGAAGACGCAACAGTATACTCTGAATTATCTCCTTTACAGGTTGATTTGAATATAAG CCAGCGTTTGATAAATCCTAATAATTTAGAATCTGAGAAGTGGTTGACTCAACTCAATCAAGAGCTTGAAAATCAAGGACTTAGTTTACCTGAAAG AATCAATGATGACGAGCTTAGGAGATTTTATGCAGCTTCTAATAATGATTTTTCTAGCTTTCTTACTTCAATAAAGAAGACCATACGATGGCGAGAGACTTACAGAATTCTTTCTGAGGAAGAACAGAAAATGTGGACAAAGTTGGTGTGTTGGCATGGGTGTGACGTGGAGCGCAGACCTTGCCTAATTGTAAGGCTTGGGTTAGCCTGCAATACTTTGCCATCGGAAGATAGACCTCGATTTGCTCAGGCAGTAA TATCACAGGTAGAATATGGAGTCTTGCACTTGATTGATGCAGACAACCCTCAAATTACAGTGTTGGTGGATTGTGATGGTTTATCTCCAGTGAGAATTCCCATGCAAATGATGAGATCTTGTTCTTCCCTTTTGCGAGACCACTTTCCCAATCGTCTTGGTTGCATGTTTGTCATACAACTGCCAGCCAGTGTTCGTGTTATTGCCCAGTCTTTTATTCAG GATTTGAAGCCTGCTACTAGAAACAAGTTGAAAATAGAAGGGGAAATGTACCAGAAAGTTCTTGCTGACTATCTGCCAACACTGCCTTCATATCTTGGAGGCTGCTGCACTTGCATGAAATGCTCTACCATTGACCAACAGGATATGCTGCAACCTTACGTGGCTGGGACCAGCAGGAGAGACAGGGTGGAGGACACCAGTGACAGTGACAATGAGGCTCCTCCAATGTTGCGTCCTTCCAATGAATTAGAAGGTGGCTTTTATGGTCAATATAATCAGTTGTTGAGAGCTGCTATCATAGGTATTCTTATATTTTGGGCTTTTGTAGCCCTTGGTGCTGTagtatttgaattttga
- the LOC114185294 gene encoding ubiquitin-conjugating enzyme E2 7, giving the protein MASQASLLLQKQLKDLCKNPVDGFSAGLVDETNIFEWSVTVIGPPDTLYEGGFFNAIMSFPPNYPNSPPSVKFTSEIWHPNVYPDGRVCISILHPPGDDPNGYELASERWTPVHTVESIVLSIISMLSSPNDESPANVEAAKEWRDRRDEFKKKVSRCVRKSQEML; this is encoded by the exons ATGGCGTCCCAAGCAAGCCTCCTCCTTCAGAAGCAGCTCAAAG ATCTCTGCAAGAACCCCGTTGATGGATTTTCCGCGGGTTTGGTCGACGAAACCAACATTTTTGAATGGAGCGTCACTGTAATTGGTCCTCCGGATACTCTCTA tgAGGGGGGATTTTTTAATGCCATCATGAGCTTTCCACCAAACTATCCAAATAGTCCGCCATCAGTGAAATTTACCTCTGAGATATGGCATCCCAATG TTTATCCTGATGGCCGAGTTTGCATATCAATTCTTCACCCACCTGGTGACGATCCGAATGGCTATGAGCTTGCAAGTGAGCGCTGGACACCTGTTCATACA GTAGAAAGTATAGTATTAAGTATCATATCGATGCTTTCTAGTCCTAATGATGAATCTCCTGCCAATGTTGAAGCCGCG AAAGAGTGGAGAGACAGGAGAGATGAATTCAAGAAAAAAGTTAGCCGTTGCGTGCGGAAGTCACAAGAAATGTTGTGA
- the LOC114184771 gene encoding WUSCHEL-related homeobox 2-like: MGSRSAIRREPSRTHAVSRWSPTKEQIAVLEDLYRQGMRTPNTEQIQEITSRLRVYGHIEGKNVFYWFQNHKARQRQKQKLETIAYSNSFLQASHPIGQHVVCAPFYAQQSGMNFYPQPRNIVAAGGIVESVVPFRMLQMCDGQQIYQQLRQRVQPDYNCSINDRKTLTLFPLHPTGVLKEKTTDHGSSHASASGRH; this comes from the exons atgggGAGTCGCTCTGCAATAAGAAGAGAACCAAGTAGAACTCATGCAGTTTCTCGGTGGAGTCCTACAAAAGAGCAAATAGCAGTGTTGGAGGACCTTTACAGACAGGGAATGAGGACTCCAAATACTGAGCAGATACAAGAGATTACCTCTAGATTAAGGGTTTATGGTCACATTGAAGGAAAAAATGTCTTTTACTGGTTTCAGAATCACAAAGCACGTCAAAGACAGAAGCAGAAGCTAGAAACCATTGCATATTCCAATAGCTTTCTTCAAGCCTCACACCCCATTGGCCAACATG ttgtcTGTGCTCCATTTTATGCTCAACAAAGTGGAATGAACTTTTATCCTCAACCAAGAAATATTGTAGCAGCTGGAGGTATTGTTGAGTCAGTTGTGCCATTTAGGATGCTGCAAATGTGTGATGGCCAGCAGATATACCAACAATTGCGTCAGAGGGTACAACCTGATTATAACTGTAGCATCAACGACAGGAAAACCTTAACTCTCTTTCCTCTTCATCCAACAGgtgttttgaaagaaaaaactaCTGATCATGGTTCTTCACATGCTTCAGCTTCTGGTCGTCACTGA